The following nucleotide sequence is from Streptomyces xiamenensis.
CGGGCACCGCCCCCGAACCGTCGGCGATCCGCGACCACATCGGCTGGGAGCTGCCGCGCCGGATGCCGGCCGAGGCCCGCGACGCGCTGTGCGAGGCGGCGCTGGCGGAGGCCGAACTGCTGGGCGTCACCGGCAGGGGCGCCCTGACCTCCTTCGGCCGCGCCCTGCTCGGGCCGGCCGGAACGCCGGACGGAACCGCGAGCGCGCCGGAGGCGGACGCGGACACCACCCCGGACGCCGCTGACACCGATGACGCGGTGGGCGGGCAAAGAGCGGACGCCGGTGCCGCCACCGGCGGAGCGCCGGGCACCGACACCTTCCCCGCCCCCGGCGGGCCCCCGGGCCCCGCCTCCGCGGCCGGCCCCGGTGCCGGGGTGGACAGCGCCGGCGTCCCGGTGCCCGGCCCGGCGGAGGCGTTCGCCCCGCCCGCCCCGTCCACCGGCGGCTGGCTCGGCAGGGCCGCCGAGCCCACCGTCCTGGAGGCGGCCCGGCGGCTCGGCCCGCTGCTGCCCGAACCGCTCGACCACTTCCTCCTCCAGGCCGACCTGACCGCCGTCGCCCCGGGCCCGCTGCTGCGCGAGCCCGCCGCGACCATGGCGCTGGCCGCCGACATCGAGTCCAAGGGCGGGGCCACCGTCTACCGGTTCACCCCCGACTCCGTACGCCGCGCCCTGGACTCCGGCTGGTCGCCCGCCGCGCTCCACGACTTCCTCGCCGCGCACTCCCGCACCCCCGTGCCGCAGCCCCTCAGCTACCTCATCGACGACGTGGCCCGGCGGCACGGCCGGCTGCGCGTCGGGGTGGCGGCCGGGTATCTGCGATGCGAGGACGAGGCGCTGCTCACCCAGGTGCTCGCCGACCGCCGCACCGAGACGCTGCGGCTGCGCCGCATCGCCCCCACCGTGCTGATCTCCGGCACGCCGCCCGAGATCCTGCTGGCCCGCCTGCGCGAACTGGGCTTCGCGCCCGCCGCCGAGTCCGCGGAGGGCGCCGTGCTGACGGCGGCGGCGACCAGCCACCGCACCCCGCCGCGCACCGCGCCCGAACCCGTGCCGGACGGCCCGCCGGCCGCCGACGACCGGCTGTTGGCGGCGGCCGTCCGCGCCATCCGGGCGGGCGACGACAGCGGCGGGAGCCCGAAGGCGACGGCGTCCGGCGCCCCGGCCGGCGGGCGGACGGCGGTACCGGCCCCGTTCGGCGCGCTGCCGCGTACCTCTCCCGCCGACACCCTGGCCGTCCTGCAGGCGGCGGCGCTCACCGGCGCGCTGGTACGGATCGGCTACGTCGGCGCGGACGGCATCGCGGGGCAGCGGATCCTCGCCCCGGTTCGGGTGGAGGGCGGTTTCGTGACGGCGTTCGACCACACGGCCGAGGAGGTCCGCACCTATCCGCTGCACCGCATCACCGGGACGGCGGAACTGCCTGAGGGGTAGCCGGCACGGCCGTGCGACGGGTTGACTTCAAGTGACCTTGAGGTACGAGGCTGGTGCCATGACCACGCAGAGCGGCCGGACGGCCGACGACACCACCGCCATCGCCACCCTCATCAGCCGCTACCTCCGGGCCCTGGACGAGCGCGACTTCGACGAGGCGGGTGAGTGGGCCCGGCCCTTCCACACCGACGACGTAGAGGCCCTCTTCCCGGTCGGCCGCACGCGCGGGCACCGGGCGGTGACCCGGCAGACCGAACAGGCGCTGCGGCGGTTCGCCCGCACCCACCACCTGAGCACCGACGTCCTCACCGACACCGACCCGGCGACGGGACGGGCCACCGCCGCCTGGAACACCCTCATGACACACATCCACCACGACCCGGCGCGCGGCG
It contains:
- a CDS encoding helicase-associated domain-containing protein, encoding MTTEQRSRGPRTLAEELRARSDEQLSGLLRARADLLSPLPGDISQLATRAGTRASVIRALDRLDVFTLQVAEALAIAPQPCPYDTLAGLLPGGERELPRALAALRGRALLWGAEREPRLVRTAQEVLAPTAARPGTTGLGPTVAEACAGISPRRVQELLTGAGLPGTGDAVSAVNALTELFGDEERFARLLEEAPDGALTALDRLAWGPPYGEVSARPGPQLRWLLDRGLLLPHQPGTVVLPREVALRLRGGRAHRELRPQPPRVTARGQYTPDTVDAAGAGAAQGAVALIDELLGGWAADPPAVLRTGGVGVRDLKRTAVALDIPEPQAAFWAELAYGAGLVAGDGEADERYAPTPSYDVWSSEPGQLRWARLAAVWLAGTRVPGLVGGRDGKGRPLSALGPGLDRGPAAELRRRVVELLAAVEPGTAPEPSAIRDHIGWELPRRMPAEARDALCEAALAEAELLGVTGRGALTSFGRALLGPAGTPDGTASAPEADADTTPDAADTDDAVGGQRADAGAATGGAPGTDTFPAPGGPPGPASAAGPGAGVDSAGVPVPGPAEAFAPPAPSTGGWLGRAAEPTVLEAARRLGPLLPEPLDHFLLQADLTAVAPGPLLREPAATMALAADIESKGGATVYRFTPDSVRRALDSGWSPAALHDFLAAHSRTPVPQPLSYLIDDVARRHGRLRVGVAAGYLRCEDEALLTQVLADRRTETLRLRRIAPTVLISGTPPEILLARLRELGFAPAAESAEGAVLTAAATSHRTPPRTAPEPVPDGPPAADDRLLAAAVRAIRAGDDSGGSPKATASGAPAGGRTAVPAPFGALPRTSPADTLAVLQAAALTGALVRIGYVGADGIAGQRILAPVRVEGGFVTAFDHTAEEVRTYPLHRITGTAELPEG
- a CDS encoding nuclear transport factor 2 family protein encodes the protein MTTQSGRTADDTTAIATLISRYLRALDERDFDEAGEWARPFHTDDVEALFPVGRTRGHRAVTRQTEQALRRFARTHHLSTDVLTDTDPATGRATAAWNTLMTHIHHDPARGVFTVGGRCRAELVHTEPEGWRFRRMSIEAVWTTGEPPVLP